Proteins encoded in a region of the Gopherus flavomarginatus isolate rGopFla2 chromosome 19, rGopFla2.mat.asm, whole genome shotgun sequence genome:
- the LOC127037520 gene encoding F-box only protein 39-like, with translation MEDDSEQEQSCWAYLPDVCLSNMFWWLDDRDRSRAALVCKKWNQAMYSGSLWRTRTITFSGRPSRSNTSEFESALWYVKRFGKYLEHLEIKFLNPYNAVLTRKFQVTMRGLLSRLGKCNSCLVSLTIQHLELDRLVWKNGIRTQFIKNISTFLKRMSKHLDYLNLKGARVMLEEGCEILSSLSYLKNKSFASEINIEDFFSHHLSIYSSPLFHQTMSTFRNLVILTLNYNCISDELLDILCENNAHSLWTINIKCHTHDPHGQVVWGMSWANLAKRAPKLKVNFFFERVMKHNSLARILLAEIPLRSISLRSCYFSDPDWSMRPTLTTLLPAYKHSLQKLTLEFNNDHELLDEELLQLVLLCERLFFLKVWAFLSVAFVERLLQYRAEGKCVLCTMKVRIYTTRHETSEEDRLLRDIYKKFRNLIDSELNYFVIAYPMV, from the exons ATGGAGGATGACAGTGAACAAGAGCAGAGTTGCTGGGCCTATTTGCCTGACGTCTGCCTGAGCAACATGTTCTGGTGGCTAGATGACAGAGACAGATCTCGGGCTGCTTTAGTCTGTAAAAAATGGAATCAAGCCATGTACTCAGGCTCTCTCTGGAGAACCAGAACAATCACCTTCAGTGGGCGGCCATCCAGGTCAAACACATCCGAGTTTGAATCTGCTCTGTGGTACGTCAAGAGATTTGGCAAGTATTTGGAACATCTAGAAATCAAGTTTCTGAATCCTTACAATGCTGTGTTGACCCGAAAATTTCAAGTGACTATGAGGGGGCTTCTCTCGCGCTTGGGCAAATGTAACAGCTGTCTGGTATCCCTGACTATTCAGCATCTGGAGTTGGACCGACTGGTCTGGAAAAATGGGATCAGGACTCAGTTTATCAAGAACATAAGTACTTTCCTGAAAAGAATGAGCAAGCACCTTGATTATCTCAATCTGAAAGGGGCAAGAGTGATGCTGGAAGAAGGCTGTGAGATTTTGAGCTCTTTGAGTTACttgaaaaacaaaagttttgcctCTGAAATCAACATAGAAGACTTCTTCAGCCACCATCTTTCCATCTACAGCAGCCCCTTGTTCCACCAGACTATGTCCACATTCCGCAACCTGGTCATCCTGACTCTCAATTACAACTGCATCTCGGATGAATTGCTGGACATCCTGTGCGAGAACAACGCCCATTCTCTCTGGACTATAAACATCAAGTGCCACACCCATGACCCTCATGGGCAGGTGGTTTGGGGAATGTCCTGGGCCAACCTAGCCAAGAGAGCACCCAAACTGAAAGTGAACTTCTTCTTTGAAAGAGTCATGAAGCACAACAGTCTAGCCAGAATACTCTTAGCAGAGATCCCACTCAGAAGCATCAGTCTACGGAGCTGCTATTTCAGTGACCCGGATTGGTCGATGAGGCCAACCCTCACCACTCTCTTACCAGCCTACAAGCACAGTCTGCAG AAATTAACACTAGAGTTCAACAATGACCATGAATTGCTGgatgaggagctgctgcagctcgTGTTACTGTGCGAGAGGCTGTTCTTCCTCAAAGTCTGGGCCTTCCTCAGTGTGGCATTTGTGGAGAGGCTGCTGCAATATCGGGCAGAAGGGAAATGTGTCTTGTGTACCATGAAG GTGAGGATTTACACAACCAGGCATGAGACCAGCGAAGAGGACCGACTGCTGCGAGACATTTACAAGAAGTTCAGAAACCTGATCGACTCAGAGCTTAATTATTTTGTCATCGCCTACCCAATGGTGTGA
- the XAF1 gene encoding XIAP-associated factor 1 isoform X2, which translates to MEEESKFCKNCKRDVSAANFSLHEAHCMRFLAVCPECNEPIALKEMEKHQEEEHKQVRCKLCHQSMQKYLLENHESYKCNERSLKCTFCELEMPFNKLQRHQKACGSRTELCWECNKYIMYKDLDKHKDICQNGKKLSSNGEMHYQPSEESARQTSILPPSGLSDNLCQQCNKCFPDDQYLQHLNECSPLSKLAEILASQSVTKSHPLPPSSLVTSPPRENAAIAWKDVRPKRKEKDLSSASRPSLKPLKNKKSAGRPAFTATVDPVLPKALEDPMTYDVLVTCSQCNILLPGPTLRKHERKCLRLASLQSLRRKPTWSPGKQEEPF; encoded by the exons ATGGAGGAGGAGAGCAAGTTCTGCAAGAACTG TAAACGAGATGTGTCTGCTGCCAATTTCTCTCTCCACGAAGCCCACTGCATGCGATTTCTTGCTGTCTGTCCAGAGTGCAATGAACCTATTGCTCTAAAGGAGATGGAGAAGCATCAGGAAGAAGAACATAAGCAG GTCAGATGTAAACTGTGTCACCAAAGCATGCAGAAATACCTGCTGGAGAATCATGAG TCCTATAAATGTAATGAGCGATCACTGAAATGCACATTCTGTGAGCTGGAAATGCCCTTCAATAAGCTGCAGAGGCACCAGAAGGCCTGTGGTAGTCGCACTGAGCTCTGTTGGGAGTGTAACAAATACATCATGTACAAGGACTTGGACAAGCACAAAGACATTTGTCAGAATGGCAAGAAGCTATCAAGCAATGGTGAGATGCACTATCAACCCAGTGAGGAGTCTGCTCGTCAAACCTCTATTCTCCCACCCTCAG GTCTCAGTGACAATCTTTGCCAGCAGTGCAATAAGTGCTTCCCAGATGACCAGTACCTCCAACACCTG AATGAGTGTAGCCCACTCTCCAAACTGGCGGAGATTCTCGCCAGCCAGTCAGTTACAAAATCCCACCCGCTCCCACCTTCCTCTCTGGTTACGTCTCCCCCCCGTGAGAATGCAGCCATAGCGTGGAAGGACGTTCGCCCGAAGCGGAAGGAAAAGGACTTATCTTCTGCGTCTAGGCCCTCCCTCAAGCCACTGAAGAACAAAAAGTCAGCAGGCCGCCCTGCTTTCACTGCCACAGTGGATCCTGTACTGCCTAAGGCTCTTGAAGACCCAATGACTTACGATGTGTTGGTGACCTGTTCCCAGTGCAATATCCTCCTCCCAGGTCCGACTCTAAGGAAGCACGAG AGAAAATGTCTGCGTCTAGCTTCTTTGCAAAGTCTCAGGAGGAAACCAACATGGAGTCCTGGAAAACAAG agGAGCCTTTCTGA
- the XAF1 gene encoding XIAP-associated factor 1 isoform X1: MEEESKFCKNCKRDVSAANFSLHEAHCMRFLAVCPECNEPIALKEMEKHQEEEHKQVRCKLCHQSMQKYLLENHESYKCNERSLKCTFCELEMPFNKLQRHQKACGSRTELCWECNKYIMYKDLDKHKDICQNGKKLSSNGEMHYQPSEESARQTSILPPSGLSDNLCQQCNKCFPDDQYLQHLNECSPLSKLAEILASQSVTKSHPLPPSSLVTSPPRENAAIAWKDVRPKRKEKDLSSASRPSLKPLKNKKSAGRPAFTATVDPVLPKALEDPMTYDVLVTCSQCNILLPGPTLRKHERKCLRLASLQSLRRKPTWSPGKQGIIIFLRNTVELS, translated from the exons ATGGAGGAGGAGAGCAAGTTCTGCAAGAACTG TAAACGAGATGTGTCTGCTGCCAATTTCTCTCTCCACGAAGCCCACTGCATGCGATTTCTTGCTGTCTGTCCAGAGTGCAATGAACCTATTGCTCTAAAGGAGATGGAGAAGCATCAGGAAGAAGAACATAAGCAG GTCAGATGTAAACTGTGTCACCAAAGCATGCAGAAATACCTGCTGGAGAATCATGAG TCCTATAAATGTAATGAGCGATCACTGAAATGCACATTCTGTGAGCTGGAAATGCCCTTCAATAAGCTGCAGAGGCACCAGAAGGCCTGTGGTAGTCGCACTGAGCTCTGTTGGGAGTGTAACAAATACATCATGTACAAGGACTTGGACAAGCACAAAGACATTTGTCAGAATGGCAAGAAGCTATCAAGCAATGGTGAGATGCACTATCAACCCAGTGAGGAGTCTGCTCGTCAAACCTCTATTCTCCCACCCTCAG GTCTCAGTGACAATCTTTGCCAGCAGTGCAATAAGTGCTTCCCAGATGACCAGTACCTCCAACACCTG AATGAGTGTAGCCCACTCTCCAAACTGGCGGAGATTCTCGCCAGCCAGTCAGTTACAAAATCCCACCCGCTCCCACCTTCCTCTCTGGTTACGTCTCCCCCCCGTGAGAATGCAGCCATAGCGTGGAAGGACGTTCGCCCGAAGCGGAAGGAAAAGGACTTATCTTCTGCGTCTAGGCCCTCCCTCAAGCCACTGAAGAACAAAAAGTCAGCAGGCCGCCCTGCTTTCACTGCCACAGTGGATCCTGTACTGCCTAAGGCTCTTGAAGACCCAATGACTTACGATGTGTTGGTGACCTGTTCCCAGTGCAATATCCTCCTCCCAGGTCCGACTCTAAGGAAGCACGAG AGAAAATGTCTGCGTCTAGCTTCTTTGCAAAGTCTCAGGAGGAAACCAACATGGAGTCCTGGAAAACAAGGTATTATAATATTCCTAAGAAATACAGTAGAACTCAGTTAG